The genomic region CTAAATAAAAATGCTCAAGCCAGCTTACATTCTGTTTATTTTGGGCATATTTATCCTTTCGATTGCCGCCGGAAAATTTAGCTCTTCTACAGATTTCCTTATTTCCCTGATTGCCATAGCGGGCATTATTTTTACAATGATTTCATTTCGCCGCCCCGAGCACGGGCTTATTATACTTATTTTTGCTATGTTGCTTTCGCCGGAAATTATTCTTGCCAGGTTCCCCGGCAGAGCGGTAGTAGTTCGGCTTGATGATTACCTGCTTTTTATCCTGTTTATAACCTGGCTTGCTTATATGTCAGTGAAAAGGGAAACAGGCGTGTTCCAGAAAACGCCCTTAAATTTTCCTATCACAGTTTACATAATTATTTGTATAGTTTTCACCGGAAGAGCTATGGTGCTTGGTTTTGTGAACCCGGCAAAATCTTCATTCTATGTTATTAAATATATTGAGTATTTTGCCCTCTATGCAATGGTTGTGAATATAGTCAAAGATCATAGATTTTTAAAACAGATACTTATTTCCGCCCTGGTAACGTATCTCATAGTTAATGTTTACGCTTATGTTCTGGTTGCCAAAGGCGTGCCAAGAATCTACGCCCCTTTTGACTATGATGTAGCATTTAAATCGGGGGAATCCGCGGCTTTAGGCGGTTATTTATTGGTGATAATGCCTGTCATTCTTGCTTTATTTTGCTATGGGCCATCAACAAAGTTTTC from Elusimicrobiota bacterium harbors:
- a CDS encoding O-antigen ligase family protein; the encoded protein is MLKPAYILFILGIFILSIAAGKFSSSTDFLISLIAIAGIIFTMISFRRPEHGLIILIFAMLLSPEIILARFPGRAVVVRLDDYLLFILFITWLAYMSVKRETGVFQKTPLNFPITVYIIICIVFTGRAMVLGFVNPAKSSFYVIKYIEYFALYAMVVNIVKDHRFLKQILISALVTYLIVNVYAYVLVAKGVPRIYAPFDYDVAFKSGESAALGGYLLVIMPVILALFCYGPSTKFSYTMLGFFLFSLIPFAYTLSRASFLAFVPMYLVIIALATKRRLPLILMILVGLIFAPIFFPKTTKDVTNRITETFQGADMESKSVVGVRIKETSALLRLQNWNKALTDWAVKQPFFGFGITGVGLVDAQYPLIIGELGFIGLGVFLWLLYSVLVNAIRIYNSMDYWLAKALALGLIAAEVALLFQSIAVNTFITVRIAEPFWLLVAIVMVLPGLYPSKKVPKASLVGI